The nucleotide sequence TATGAAGGTCCAGGGAGGACGATTTTTCGTCGAGAAAACTTTCGAGGTTGTGCAGGTGGACCCAGGCGCCGGCGGGAATGTCCTGCCCGGCGCGGCCGATGGCCACGCTGTATTTCAAAACCGGCTCCCCCCGGGGAATGAAACGCAGGGCCATTTTATGATACACAGGTATGGAGTCGACGGTTTCAAGAGTTCCGCCGCCTGAAAGAATACGGACTTTGTCCCCTCTTTCCGCAGGGAAAAGCAGGGTGATCACGTTGTCCTCCTCTGAAAGAAGGATGGCAGGAATTCCCTTGCTTTCTTCGTCCGTTCCATTC is from Aminivibrio sp. and encodes:
- a CDS encoding UxaA family hydrolase gives rise to the protein MNGTANPMNGTDEESKGIPAILLSEEDNVITLLFPAERGDKVRILSGGGTLETVDSIPVYHKMALRFIPRGEPVLKYSVAIGRAGQDIPAGAWVHLHNLESFLDEKSSSLDLHTGVDTGRQYE